The following nucleotide sequence is from Dialister pneumosintes.
CGACTATTTAGAAAAACGCGGATATAAAAAGGTGAATGTTCGTCACTGGAGGAGGACGAATCGAGAGCGAAGCTTATACAATGTAATGGGAAAGATGGGAGTACCTATATTTCCTTTTGGAAGTAGTGCCGGTGGGCATATAGACAGCTATTCCTTTATGTTAAGACGTACCCTTCAACCTTATGAAACCTTTGTATCACGTGGAGAAAAGCCGATTATGTTTTGTGCAAAACGTTCTCCTTTGCAATGGATTGCCGATGCGGTAACAACAGAAATAGAACAAGGATATATTTTGTTAGAAACATTGGTAGAAAAAGATTCCCGGTTGGCAGATTTAGAATGGTTATTCCAATTATGGGAAAAACGGGGACTCCTTTTTTTTAACGGGGTGGCTTATGAATTAACTCGGGCAGGTGCATTTTGGCAAGTGAATTTATTACAAACAATTATTGAATGTATCAGCTATTTATTAGCAGGGAAAAAAGAATTACGAGTAGATTCTGTGTCACAACAAGATAAAGTATCACATCCTTCTATGCATAAAGGGAGGTAATTTTGTGAATATAAGAAAACCTATTATTTATATCGGTATGATACTTCTTTTATTTGTGGTCTTAGATATGGGATTTCATTGGAAGTCTTCTTCTGGAGATGTGATGATGGAAACTATAAAAGTACAGGACAGTACAGGAGAATTTGTTACTATTCCTAAACATCCGAAGCGAGTTGTTTTTCTAAATACTGCTAATTTAGAAATGTACTGTGCAGTGGGGGGACGAGAAGCGGTGGTTGGTATACCGACTACGTCTATTATGAGTGAGGAATTAAGGCAACAAGTACAGGGGGTGGAAGAAGTAGGTATTGTACATGAACCTAATATTGAAAAAATTATTTCACTCCAACCGGATTTAGTTATAGGGATTAATGTACCTATGCATAATCGTGTAAAAGAAGTATTAAAAGAAAATCATATTCCTTTTTATATTAATGGATTACAAAGTATAGAAGACACGGATAGAACGGTAGAACTTTATGGACGATTGACAGGGGATGAAAACGAGGCGGATGCGTTAAGGAAGAAAATAAAAGAGGAATGCGATAAAGCGTTGCATCATAGCAGAAATAAAACAGCTCCTCGTGCGTTAATTTTATTTGCATCGCCAAACAGTCAAAATATGGCAACCGGTGAAAGTTTTGCCGGTGATATTATGAAACGTCTTGGTGGAATAAATATTGCAGATGTAGATTCTACGATTCACGGACCTTATGTACCTATCAGTATGGAATATATTATCAGAAAAAATCCGGAAGCTATTTTTATTGTTAATAAAGGCCCGTACAAAGGACATTTTGATAAGGTCGTATCGGATATGGAAAAAGATGAGTTATGGGGACAAGTGGCAGCGGTAAAGAATAAGCAAGTTTATAATTTACCGGATACGTTATTTTCTTCAAATCCCGGCAGTCAAGTGGGAGAAGCAATGGAATTTATGGCAAATCTTCTATATGGGGAGGAGTCATGATGCATGTAGAGTTATCAAGGCAAACTATACGAAAACTCACTTTTTTTGGAGGACTATTAGGATTATTGGGCAGTTTGTTTTTATCTCTTTTGGTAGGAACGGTATCTCCCGTGGAATTATGGCAATTTTTAACGTCTTCTCCGTTAGCCAATACAGGGGAATTTATTTATCGATTGCGTGTTCCTCGTGCGTTGAATGCTGCTTTAACAGGTATGAATTTAGCTTTATCCGGTT
It contains:
- a CDS encoding ABC transporter substrate-binding protein encodes the protein MNIRKPIIYIGMILLLFVVLDMGFHWKSSSGDVMMETIKVQDSTGEFVTIPKHPKRVVFLNTANLEMYCAVGGREAVVGIPTTSIMSEELRQQVQGVEEVGIVHEPNIEKIISLQPDLVIGINVPMHNRVKEVLKENHIPFYINGLQSIEDTDRTVELYGRLTGDENEADALRKKIKEECDKALHHSRNKTAPRALILFASPNSQNMATGESFAGDIMKRLGGINIADVDSTIHGPYVPISMEYIIRKNPEAIFIVNKGPYKGHFDKVVSDMEKDELWGQVAAVKNKQVYNLPDTLFSSNPGSQVGEAMEFMANLLYGEES